A part of Cystobacter ferrugineus genomic DNA contains:
- a CDS encoding alpha/beta fold hydrolase — MPRTILVADVDKPLGGLLAAWLLATSRDTVVCWAPDAPGTTKDALEQRLRSLWAGSALGARMPLPGTFSQGLRSLEDLPREQERFDEVWSLGPTQGLTLACDGSPPASPHRLLVLLRGQPVGAFNHVSTLHVAGSKTGTIREEPFDAGYPANTPDEDAERAAEREVVAWCREAGIPCRIFRPPVPLGVPLTRHAPGGLQGFLVALLRFKELLDAKSPGYLQQRPLRLVAAPGASPGVLGVKQTLEWMCQISRDPALVDGFFHLVSPETCSPEQFGQFLGVVTGLTLEWVDGGVALDPVETLLRARTAAFEPYLTQPRHFDSTRARRAAPGSWTATDIQEGWESLHSQWVASRREAHHETARALETLERRTLDSRDGGPIEYQSAGSGPVLVCINAASQGLTVWGRFLAHFLKSHRVIYWSPRGVEDQVAVLERILEQERVRECRLIAWCSGARLGLELLSRGTAASAMVLVTGSYSPIPGLERLETAFQKTLQRMCQLVSQRPEMASLVRTSMVSMLAQEQTSPPGSPQGGPENVLATPSQELRQAIAEPFSDVRSIRNYSLQVLAEASRDITSLLGKVTAPVLLISGELDQIVSPELSRLVAERLPDAHSVQLRGATHYCLHENAEQLIDLVERFFESPRNLRPAARPHEQSLYI; from the coding sequence CGTCTGCTGGGCTCCGGATGCACCGGGCACGACGAAGGACGCACTCGAGCAGCGGCTGCGCTCCCTCTGGGCCGGGTCCGCGCTCGGCGCCCGGATGCCCCTGCCCGGGACCTTCTCCCAGGGCCTACGCTCGCTGGAGGACCTCCCTCGCGAGCAAGAGCGGTTCGACGAGGTCTGGAGCCTTGGACCCACGCAAGGCCTCACCCTGGCCTGTGACGGCAGCCCACCGGCCTCGCCGCACCGGTTGCTCGTCCTGCTGCGTGGGCAGCCGGTGGGCGCCTTCAACCATGTCAGCACCCTCCACGTGGCCGGAAGCAAGACCGGGACGATCCGGGAGGAGCCCTTCGACGCGGGCTACCCGGCGAACACGCCAGACGAGGACGCCGAGCGTGCCGCGGAGCGGGAGGTGGTGGCGTGGTGCCGGGAGGCTGGCATTCCCTGTCGGATTTTCCGTCCCCCGGTGCCGCTCGGTGTCCCGCTCACCCGCCATGCCCCGGGTGGGCTCCAGGGTTTCCTCGTGGCGCTCTTGCGCTTCAAGGAACTCCTCGACGCCAAGTCGCCCGGCTACCTCCAGCAGCGCCCCCTCCGGCTCGTGGCCGCTCCAGGAGCCAGCCCGGGAGTCCTCGGGGTGAAGCAGACCCTGGAGTGGATGTGCCAGATCTCGCGCGACCCGGCCCTGGTGGATGGCTTCTTCCACCTCGTGAGCCCGGAGACGTGCTCGCCGGAGCAGTTCGGCCAGTTCCTCGGAGTGGTGACGGGGTTGACGCTCGAATGGGTGGACGGAGGCGTGGCGCTCGATCCGGTCGAGACCCTGTTGCGTGCCCGCACCGCGGCCTTCGAGCCCTACCTGACGCAGCCCAGACACTTCGATAGCACCCGCGCCCGTAGGGCCGCTCCTGGCTCCTGGACGGCGACGGACATCCAAGAAGGGTGGGAGTCCCTCCATTCGCAGTGGGTGGCGTCGAGGCGGGAAGCACATCACGAGACCGCGCGAGCGCTCGAGACGCTGGAGCGGCGCACACTCGATTCCAGGGACGGCGGGCCCATCGAGTACCAGAGCGCGGGAAGCGGCCCGGTGCTCGTCTGCATCAATGCCGCGAGCCAGGGTCTCACTGTCTGGGGCCGGTTCCTCGCGCACTTCCTGAAGAGCCACCGCGTCATCTACTGGAGCCCTCGCGGCGTGGAGGATCAGGTGGCCGTGCTCGAGCGCATTCTGGAGCAGGAGCGGGTGCGCGAATGCCGGCTCATCGCCTGGTGCAGTGGAGCCAGGCTCGGACTCGAATTGCTGAGCCGGGGAACCGCCGCCTCCGCGATGGTGCTGGTCACGGGCTCCTACTCACCCATCCCGGGGCTGGAGCGGCTGGAGACGGCGTTCCAGAAGACGCTCCAGCGCATGTGCCAACTGGTGAGCCAGCGGCCGGAGATGGCCTCGCTGGTCAGGACCTCCATGGTGTCCATGCTCGCCCAGGAGCAGACATCGCCCCCGGGCTCACCCCAGGGTGGACCCGAGAACGTCCTGGCCACCCCCAGCCAGGAACTCCGGCAGGCCATCGCCGAGCCGTTCAGCGATGTCCGGAGCATCCGGAACTACAGCCTCCAGGTGCTCGCGGAGGCGTCCCGCGACATCACCTCGCTGCTCGGGAAGGTGACGGCCCCGGTCCTGCTCATCAGCGGGGAGTTGGATCAGATCGTCTCGCCCGAGCTGTCCAGACTGGTGGCGGAGCGGCTCCCGGATGCCCACTCCGTGCAACTCCGGGGAGCCACCCACTACTGCCTCCACGAGAACGCCGAGCAGCTGATCGACCTCGTCGAGAGGTTCTTCGAATCACCGCGGAACCTCCGTCCCGCGGCGCGTCCCCACGAGCAATCCCTATACATATGA
- a CDS encoding condensation domain-containing protein, whose protein sequence is MAPTSPTQQSSTLVELLEEHASRNPSQHLFTFLEDTEGEESTVTYGELDRRARMIAASLQVLAAPGERVLLLYPPGLEYIAGFFGCLYAGLVAVPAYPPDPLRLERTLPRLRAVIQDAQASVVLTTSFIQSVGESLFEQAPDLGALRWVATDGLPASAADTWLRPHVEPETLAFLQYTSGSTGMPKGVMLTHGNLMHNLGLISHAFRLRPDSSSVLWLPPYHDMGLIGGILSTLYTGMRTTLMSPLSFLKNPFRWLEALSRARATVGGGPNFAFDLCVRKVTEEQRQLLDLSHWELAFSGAEPIRPETLDRFTRAFAPSGFRREAFYPCYGLAEATLLVSGGEVSDPPILFASSAAALERNQVEEARFGQPDSRLLVGCGRTPREQEILIMDPESLARCPAGRVGEIWVSGPSVARGYWRKPEETRRIFQARPSDGGERVYLRTGDLGFLKDGELFVTGRQKDVVIIRGRNHYPQDLEQTAEQSHPTLRPGCTAAFSLEVEGEERLVLVQEIDVRRAGDLRQQLEAGEAAAAAIRQRLAEVHEVQLHALALIEPGSIPKTSSGKIQRRAARDAFREGELRIVLQWCETTRREERLPPAPEPAPVIRDTVEPVGQGTVEEIQTWLVACVAERLRVPEASVDPSRPITSYGLDSLAAVELAHMFEKKLGVPVSMEILLRGPSLTELARQILAQRTVAAGQPGPQLQRLPRNGPLPLSFAQQRLWFLEQMEPGGARYNLPAALRMEGPLDVAALEHGFLHLVQRHESLRTTFRLDSHGPVQLVSPHSSFQLHQVDLSALAPSERPAAVRRLSSDYALRPFHLSEGPLLRAALLRLEHDVHXLLLTLHHIISDGWSMGVLLRELSALYQAFLQGAPPPLAELPLQYADFASWQRSCLQGEAXLSHLSWWRSHLADAPPSLSLPTDFPRPSLLSSRGASVPVLLPASLSQSLLSLCHQQGVTPFMALLAAFQVLLSRYCGQYDLCVGFPIAHRNHPSLEGLIGFFANTLVLRSRFSPSSSFLHLLSLVRESTLSAYAHQDVPFDKLVESLNPPRDPGRSPLFQVMFSLQNAPLPELALSELRLRPLESSSQTAKFELLLDLTETPEGFTGKLEYSTDLFAADTVSRMAEHFLRLLEDAVAHPERHIEQLCEPIVLEAALLQPRTSLQAGAHLPAPEPHVPDDSLTDLHHSLTTIWKEVLAVEQVGIHDNFFSLGGNSISAIMVLARLQDMGLSLKPEQILQKPTIAELVPLVTRAREVGEQGRVSGELPLTPIQRWFLESWEPQAHHFNQAVMLEVREELKPELLEKALRVLVEHHDALRLRFTRDNAVWRQENAAPTGKSPLRTVDLSGLEPGAREEAMAKVAEEAQGGFELAEGHLLKAALFLRGHGRTGRLLLVIHHLGVDGVSWRTLLEDLEKVYAQLERGEEAAPGAKTTSFKAWAERLEAYAKTPEVQAQIGYWEEQGREPVAGLPVDKAGGANTVESEDRVTVGLEEEETRTLLQEVPGAYGVRLDEVLLAALVEALGRWTGQTRVRVELEGHGREALFEEVDLSRTVGWFTALYPVVLETGRQSDGAGEGPRAVKERLRRVPMKGLGYGLLRYSGGDEVVRRMKALPRAEVVFNYLGQFDTPLAKEPVFRPTREETGPMRSTRGTRPHLLEVNGLVFERRLELTWSYSQHLHERATIERVAQDFVSSLRRLIANRKQEQHLSARLEELVHDTLREQRMMGMALLVEFEGGRRIQVAEGTSAPSGTPYTPTTRIGVGSLTKLFTAVLILQLVEEDRVSLDSTVDTWLPWLPRGGTITVRALLAHTSGLPDYLPRLTERGGLDTPWAPRALVELATHEPPVPPGHYSNTNSIVLGLLIEALTGRTWEEELSQRILQPLGLSRTGPLTRVEGLAGAWMRSTDGWEDLRHAWHPSIGWAAGGMGSTAEELAVFGRALFSSSLFKHPATLEAMRTYAVRGNPERTGGIEHAQGLGLHLFHVQGLDVEGHLGTRPGYSAVLLYDARTRALVVATANTHGALTAFAGVRALATVRRAAP, encoded by the coding sequence ATGGCTCCTACCTCCCCCACGCAACAGTCCTCCACTCTGGTCGAGCTCCTCGAGGAGCACGCGTCCCGGAATCCATCCCAGCACCTGTTCACCTTCCTGGAGGACACGGAGGGCGAGGAGAGCACCGTGACCTACGGGGAGCTGGACCGGCGCGCGCGGATGATCGCCGCTTCGCTCCAGGTGCTCGCCGCTCCCGGTGAGCGGGTCCTCCTGCTGTATCCCCCCGGGCTCGAGTACATCGCGGGATTCTTCGGCTGCCTCTATGCCGGCCTGGTCGCGGTACCCGCCTATCCGCCGGATCCCCTGCGCCTGGAGCGCACACTGCCCCGGCTCCGAGCGGTGATCCAGGACGCACAGGCCTCCGTGGTGCTCACCACCTCGTTCATCCAGTCGGTGGGCGAGAGCCTCTTCGAGCAGGCGCCGGACCTCGGGGCCCTGCGCTGGGTGGCCACCGACGGGCTGCCCGCGAGCGCCGCGGACACCTGGCTCCGGCCCCACGTGGAGCCAGAGACGCTCGCCTTCCTCCAGTACACCTCCGGCTCCACGGGAATGCCCAAGGGGGTCATGCTCACCCACGGCAACCTGATGCACAACCTCGGGCTGATCTCCCACGCCTTCCGGCTGCGGCCCGACAGCTCCAGCGTCCTCTGGCTGCCGCCGTACCACGACATGGGGCTCATCGGCGGCATCCTCTCGACCCTCTACACGGGCATGAGGACGACGCTCATGTCGCCACTGAGCTTCCTCAAGAATCCCTTCCGGTGGCTGGAAGCCCTCTCCCGCGCCAGGGCCACCGTCGGCGGCGGCCCCAACTTCGCCTTCGACCTCTGCGTCCGCAAGGTGACCGAGGAGCAACGCCAACTCCTGGACTTGAGCCACTGGGAGTTGGCCTTCTCGGGGGCCGAGCCGATCCGGCCGGAGACACTCGACCGGTTCACCCGCGCCTTCGCGCCCAGCGGCTTCCGCCGGGAGGCGTTCTATCCCTGCTACGGGCTGGCCGAGGCAACCCTCCTGGTCTCCGGCGGCGAGGTGTCCGACCCTCCCATCCTGTTCGCGTCGAGCGCGGCGGCCCTGGAGCGCAACCAGGTGGAGGAGGCCCGCTTTGGACAGCCGGACTCGCGGCTGCTGGTCGGGTGTGGCCGAACACCTCGGGAGCAGGAGATCCTCATCATGGATCCGGAGTCCCTGGCGCGCTGCCCCGCGGGCCGGGTGGGGGAGATCTGGGTCAGCGGCCCGAGCGTCGCACGGGGCTACTGGCGCAAGCCCGAGGAGACCCGGCGGATCTTCCAGGCGAGGCCCTCGGATGGGGGCGAGCGCGTCTATCTTCGGACGGGAGACCTGGGTTTCCTGAAGGACGGGGAGCTCTTCGTCACCGGCCGACAGAAGGACGTCGTCATCATCCGCGGGCGCAACCACTACCCGCAGGACCTGGAGCAGACGGCGGAGCAGAGCCACCCGACGCTGCGGCCGGGCTGCACGGCGGCGTTCTCGCTCGAGGTGGAGGGGGAAGAGCGGCTCGTGCTCGTCCAGGAGATCGACGTGCGCCGGGCCGGAGATCTGCGTCAACAACTCGAGGCCGGTGAGGCAGCGGCGGCGGCCATCCGCCAGCGTCTGGCCGAGGTGCATGAGGTGCAGCTCCATGCCCTGGCGCTGATCGAGCCGGGCAGCATCCCGAAGACCTCCAGTGGGAAGATCCAGCGAAGGGCGGCCCGGGACGCGTTCCGCGAGGGCGAGCTGCGCATCGTGCTCCAGTGGTGCGAGACGACCCGGCGCGAAGAGCGGCTCCCACCAGCCCCCGAGCCGGCACCGGTCATCCGGGACACGGTGGAGCCCGTGGGGCAAGGAACGGTGGAGGAGATCCAGACCTGGTTGGTGGCGTGTGTCGCCGAGCGGTTACGGGTTCCCGAGGCCTCGGTGGATCCATCTCGGCCCATCACCAGCTACGGCCTGGACTCGCTGGCCGCGGTGGAGCTGGCCCATATGTTCGAGAAGAAGCTGGGCGTCCCCGTCTCCATGGAGATCCTGCTGAGAGGCCCCAGCCTCACGGAGCTGGCACGGCAGATCCTCGCCCAGCGAACCGTGGCGGCCGGACAGCCCGGGCCCCAGCTCCAGCGTCTGCCGCGAAACGGTCCGCTGCCGCTGTCATTCGCGCAGCAGAGGCTGTGGTTCCTGGAGCAGATGGAGCCCGGCGGCGCCCGCTACAACCTCCCCGCGGCCCTGCGCATGGAAGGGCCTCTCGACGTGGCCGCCCTCGAGCACGGCTTCCTGCACCTGGTGCAGCGCCACGAATCCCTGCGCACCACCTTCCGCCTCGACTCCCACGGGCCCGTGCARCTCGTCTCYCCCCACTCCTCCTTCCAGCTCCACCAGGTGGACCTGAGCGCGCTCGCYCCTTCCGAGCGCCCAGCCGCAGTCCGCCGCCTCTCCTCCGACTACGCCCTGCGCCCCTTTCACCTCTCCGAAGGGCCTCTGCTCAGGGCCGCCCTGCTGCGCCTGGAGCACGACGTCCACRTCCTGCTGCTCACCCTGCACCACATCATCTCCGACGGCTGGTCCATGGGCGTGCTCCTGCGTGAGCTGTCCGCCCTCTACCAGGCCTTCCTCCAGGGTGCTCCTCCTCCCCTGGCCGAGCTGCCCCTGCAGTACGCCGACTTCGCCTCCTGGCAGCGCTCCTGCCTCCAGGGCGAGGCCYTCCTCTCCCACCTCTCCTGGTGGCGCTCCCACCTCGCCGACGCTCCCCCTTCCCTCTCCCTCCCCACCGACTTCCCCCGTCCCTCCCTCCTCTCCTCCCGCGGCGCCTCCGTCCCCGTCCTCCTCCCCGCCTCTCTCTCCCAGTCCCTCCTCTCCCTCTGCCACCAACAGGGCGTTACCCCCTTCATGGCCCTGCTCGCCGCCTTCCAGGTGCTCCTCTCCCGCTACTGCGGCCAGTACGACCTGTGCGTCGGCTTCCCCATCGCCCACCGCAACCACCCCTCYCTCGAAGGCCTCATCGGCTTCTTCGCCAACACCCTCGTCCTGCGCTCCCGCTTCTCCCCCTCCTCCTCCTTCCTCCACCTSCTCTCCCTCGTGCGGGAGTCCACCCTCTCCGCCTACGCCCACCAGGACGTCCCCTTCGACAAGCTCGTCGAGTCCCTCAACCCCCCTCGCGACCCCGGCCGCTCTCCCCTCTTCCAGGTCATGTTCTCCCTGCAGAACGCGCCGCTTCCCGAGTTGGCGCTCTCGGAACTCCGCCTGCGTCCCCTGGAGTCCTCCAGCCAGACAGCCAAGTTCGAGCTACTCCTGGATCTCACCGAGACGCCAGAGGGCTTCACGGGGAAACTGGAGTACAGCACCGACCTCTTCGCGGCGGACACGGTCTCGCGCATGGCCGAGCACTTCCTCCGGCTGCTCGAAGACGCCGTCGCCCATCCCGAGCGCCACATCGAGCAGCTGTGCGAGCCCATCGTCCTCGAGGCCGCCCTCCTCCAACCACGGACATCCCTCCAGGCCGGTGCCCATCTCCCCGCGCCCGAGCCGCACGTCCCCGACGACTCCCTCACGGACCTCCACCACTCGCTCACCACCATCTGGAAGGAGGTGCTCGCCGTCGAGCAGGTGGGCATCCACGACAACTTCTTCTCGCTGGGCGGCAACTCCATCTCCGCCATCATGGTGCTCGCCCGGCTCCAGGACATGGGGCTGAGCCTGAAGCCAGAGCAGATCCTCCAGAAGCCCACCATCGCCGAGCTGGTCCCGCTGGTGACGCGGGCGCGCGAGGTGGGAGAGCAGGGACGGGTAAGCGGCGAACTGCCGCTGACGCCCATCCAGAGGTGGTTCCTCGAAAGCTGGGAGCCCCAGGCCCATCACTTCAACCAGGCGGTGATGCTGGAAGTGCGCGAAGAGCTGAAGCCCGAACTCCTGGAGAAGGCACTGCGGGTACTGGTGGAGCACCACGACGCGCTGCGATTGCGCTTCACGCGGGACAATGCCGTCTGGCGGCAGGAGAACGCCGCGCCCACCGGGAAGAGCCCACTACGGACCGTGGACCTCTCCGGGCTCGAGCCCGGCGCGCGGGAGGAGGCCATGGCGAAGGTGGCGGAGGAAGCGCAGGGCGGCTTCGAGCTGGCCGAGGGTCACCTGCTGAAGGCGGCGCTCTTCCTCCGGGGACACGGGAGGACGGGAAGGCTGCTGCTGGTCATCCACCACCTGGGAGTGGACGGAGTCTCATGGCGGACGCTGCTCGAGGATCTGGAGAAGGTCTACGCGCAACTCGAGCGGGGCGAGGAGGCGGCACCGGGCGCGAAGACGACGTCCTTCAAGGCATGGGCGGAGCGGCTGGAGGCGTACGCGAAGACGCCAGAGGTGCAAGCACAGATCGGGTACTGGGAGGAGCAGGGACGAGAGCCCGTGGCCGGGCTGCCCGTGGACAAGGCCGGAGGCGCCAACACGGTGGAGTCCGAGGACCGGGTGACGGTGGGGTTGGAGGAGGAGGAGACGCGGACGCTGCTGCAGGAGGTGCCCGGAGCGTACGGGGTGCGGCTGGACGAGGTGCTCCTGGCCGCGCTGGTGGAGGCCCTGGGACGGTGGACGGGACAGACGCGTGTGCGGGTGGAGCTGGAGGGACACGGACGCGAGGCGCTCTTCGAAGAGGTGGACCTGTCGAGGACGGTCGGGTGGTTCACGGCGCTGTACCCGGTGGTGCTGGAGACCGGAAGGCAAAGCGATGGCGCCGGGGAGGGGCCGCGCGCGGTGAAGGAGCGGCTGAGGCGGGTGCCCATGAAGGGCCTGGGCTACGGGCTGCTGCGCTACTCGGGCGGTGACGAGGTGGTGCGACGGATGAAGGCGCTGCCCCGGGCCGAGGTGGTGTTCAACTATCTGGGACAGTTCGACACACCCCTCGCGAAGGAGCCGGTCTTCCGCCCGACCCGGGAAGAGACGGGCCCGATGCGAAGCACGCGGGGGACACGCCCGCACCTGCTGGAGGTGAACGGGCTCGTCTTCGAGCGGCGGTTGGAGCTGACGTGGAGCTACAGCCAGCACCTGCACGAGCGGGCCACCATCGAGCGGGTGGCACAGGACTTCGTGTCGTCGCTCCGGAGACTCATCGCGAACCGGAAACAGGAGCAGCATCTGTCGGCCCGCCTCGAGGAACTCGTCCACGACACCCTCCGGGAGCAACGGATGATGGGCATGGCGCTGCTCGTCGAGTTCGAAGGCGGCCGCCGCATCCAGGTGGCCGAAGGCACCTCGGCTCCATCGGGCACGCCCTACACCCCGACGACTCGCATCGGGGTCGGCAGCCTGACCAAGCTGTTCACCGCCGTCCTCATCCTGCAACTCGTCGAGGAGGACAGGGTGTCACTCGACAGCACGGTGGACACCTGGCTGCCCTGGCTCCCGAGAGGAGGAACCATCACCGTCAGGGCGCTCCTCGCCCACACCAGCGGCCTGCCCGACTATCTCCCCCGGCTGACAGAACGGGGCGGCCTCGACACGCCGTGGGCCCCCCGCGCACTCGTGGAGCTGGCCACGCACGAGCCGCCCGTCCCCCCTGGGCACTACTCGAACACCAACAGCATCGTGCTCGGACTCCTCATCGAGGCGCTCACCGGACGGACGTGGGAGGAGGAACTCTCGCAACGCATCCTCCAGCCCCTGGGGCTATCCCGGACGGGCCCGCTCACCCGGGTGGAGGGACTCGCCGGCGCCTGGATGCGGAGCACGGACGGATGGGAGGATCTCCGCCACGCGTGGCATCCCTCCATCGGATGGGCCGCGGGCGGCATGGGCTCCACGGCCGAGGAACTCGCCGTGTTCGGACGCGCCCTGTTCAGCAGCTCGCTGTTCAAGCACCCGGCCACCCTGGAGGCGATGCGCACGTACGCCGTGCGCGGCAACCCGGAGCGGACCGGCGGCATCGAGCACGCACAGGGCCTGGGCCTCCATCTCTTCCACGTCCAGGGGCTCGACGTGGAAGGCCATCTGGGAACGCGTCCCGGGTACTCGGCGGTCCTCTTGTATGACGCCAGAACCCGCGCCCTCGTCGTGGCCACCGCCAACACCCACGGAGCCCTGACGGCGTTCGCAGGTGTCCGTGCGCTCGCCACCGTACGTCGCGCCGCGCCCTAG
- a CDS encoding cupin-like domain-containing protein yields MKSSREHLIADEIIQRMNSRLVRSYARDLEGIIQFEFMDEHSFGFYLMTSEGTFEVKRGRHAQPHLRITLAATDYQEILSGHVTQLYASGRLKLEGNLGLGLSLARMLSARAATDWFPDRQRIEEISARSAPLERIERRDMPPLEVFLREYARACRPVILVDVVRTWDVGALSPEQLKARFGALRVVPRIGDYVAAAFTSHHTYAQLSLAEYLDMIQAPRVGDAPPPYLGNNAVPDGLLGSIQYPPFFVPETCGRPNMWLGPAGTITPLHRDLVDNALAQVFGRKQLLLYPPEQSRFLYTWSNSKLLDGAKVDPDHPDPRQYPLFEQARGLECTLEPGELLFIPAGWFHKVRSLSLSLSISFFKLYEPPTSMI; encoded by the coding sequence TTGAAATCATCCAGAGAGCACCTGATTGCGGACGAAATCATCCAGCGGATGAACTCCAGGCTGGTGCGTTCCTATGCGCGAGATCTGGAAGGCATCATCCAGTTCGAGTTCATGGACGAGCACTCGTTCGGATTCTACCTCATGACGAGCGAGGGGACCTTCGAAGTCAAACGAGGTCGGCATGCCCAGCCCCACCTTCGGATAACCCTGGCGGCAACGGACTATCAGGAAATCCTGTCAGGCCATGTGACGCAGCTCTATGCCAGTGGTCGGCTGAAGCTCGAGGGCAATCTGGGGTTGGGGCTCAGCCTGGCGAGGATGTTGTCCGCTCGGGCCGCGACGGACTGGTTCCCCGACCGTCAACGAATCGAGGAGATCTCGGCCAGAAGCGCCCCTCTCGAGCGGATCGAGCGGCGCGACATGCCTCCGCTGGAGGTCTTCCTGCGCGAGTATGCCCGGGCTTGCCGTCCCGTGATTCTCGTGGACGTGGTGAGGACCTGGGATGTCGGGGCCCTCTCACCCGAGCAGCTCAAGGCCCGGTTCGGCGCGCTTCGGGTCGTCCCCAGGATCGGAGACTACGTGGCGGCGGCATTCACGTCTCATCACACCTATGCACAGCTCTCCCTGGCCGAGTACCTGGACATGATCCAGGCGCCCCGGGTCGGAGACGCGCCGCCTCCGTATCTGGGCAACAACGCCGTGCCGGACGGACTGCTGGGCTCCATTCAGTATCCACCGTTCTTCGTCCCCGAGACGTGCGGCCGGCCCAACATGTGGCTGGGGCCAGCGGGAACGATCACCCCACTCCACCGGGATCTCGTGGACAACGCACTGGCGCAGGTTTTCGGGCGTAAGCAGTTGCTCCTCTATCCGCCCGAGCAGTCACGCTTCCTCTACACCTGGAGCAACTCCAAACTGCTGGACGGAGCGAAGGTGGATCCGGACCACCCGGACCCGCGGCAGTACCCGTTGTTCGAGCAGGCCCGGGGACTCGAGTGCACGCTGGAGCCGGGCGAGCTGCTCTTCATTCCCGCAGGCTGGTTTCACAAGGTGCGCTCTCTTTCCCTCTCGCTCTCCATCTCATTCTTCAAGCTGTATGAGCCGCCGACCTCGATGATTTGA